One region of Opitutales bacterium genomic DNA includes:
- the moeB gene encoding molybdopterin-synthase adenylyltransferase MoeB — protein MTQINTQRYDRHLRLASFGPEKQAKLAQSSVLLVGIGGLGSPVALYLAAAGVGRLVLVDDDVVDISNLQRQVLFKDADAGQLKVEVAKRELKAFNPDIQIDAHATRFNPDNALDLLQGIDLVIDGADNFPTRYLVNDAAHFAGIPVVHGSIHQFDGQVSVFQPNDGPCYRCLFPEPPPLGSAPSCAEAGVLGVLPGTVGTIQATEAIKVLTGMGESLTGKLLCWDALSSEQRLLRISKNPNCPLCGAQPSITALAWTGDFCDLDTMNQLSAADYATWRSKNKSHVLLDVREPEEIAQDAIDGHINIPLGQLPMRVNELATLKDTTIVCQCAAGVRSQTAIGILQQEGFSDLHNLDGGIMAWRSEGY, from the coding sequence ATGACCCAAATCAACACCCAGCGCTATGACCGACACCTACGCCTAGCTAGCTTTGGCCCGGAGAAACAGGCAAAATTAGCCCAGTCCTCAGTGCTATTAGTTGGCATCGGCGGATTGGGGTCTCCCGTTGCGCTCTATTTAGCGGCAGCGGGTGTAGGGCGACTCGTGTTGGTCGACGATGACGTCGTGGACATCTCCAACCTACAGCGCCAAGTCCTTTTCAAGGATGCCGATGCCGGCCAGCTAAAAGTCGAGGTGGCGAAACGGGAGTTAAAAGCGTTCAATCCGGATATTCAGATCGATGCCCACGCCACGCGCTTCAATCCCGACAACGCGCTCGACCTACTCCAAGGCATCGACTTGGTGATCGACGGCGCGGACAACTTTCCCACCCGTTATCTCGTCAACGACGCAGCGCACTTTGCGGGTATTCCTGTGGTCCACGGCAGTATCCACCAATTCGATGGGCAAGTATCAGTATTCCAACCAAACGACGGTCCGTGTTACCGCTGTCTCTTCCCCGAACCGCCGCCCCTAGGATCTGCACCTTCATGTGCTGAAGCCGGCGTTTTAGGGGTACTGCCCGGCACCGTGGGGACCATTCAGGCCACTGAAGCCATAAAAGTCCTCACGGGTATGGGCGAATCTCTCACGGGCAAGCTCCTCTGCTGGGATGCACTCAGCTCAGAGCAGCGTTTACTCAGAATTTCTAAAAATCCTAATTGCCCCCTATGCGGTGCTCAACCCAGCATCACTGCGCTCGCCTGGACCGGCGATTTTTGCGATCTCGATACTATGAACCAGCTCTCAGCCGCAGACTACGCCACATGGCGCTCCAAGAATAAATCCCATGTTCTCCTCGATGTTCGCGAACCCGAGGAGATCGCCCAGGATGCCATAGATGGGCACATCAATATCCCACTCGGACAGCTCCCGATGCGCGTCAATGAACTCGCGACCCTCAAAGACACCACTATCGTCTGCCAATGCGCTGCAGGCGTGCGTTCCCAGACAGCAATAGGCATCCTACAGCAAGAAGGCTTTAGCGACCTGCACAATCTCGACGGAGGCATTATGGCATGGCGATCTGAGGGCTATTGA
- a CDS encoding endonuclease/exonuclease/phosphatase family protein: protein MIKWCLLGILLSSALVSAETLRVATYNLKNYLLTDRMVDGRWRSEYPKPESERQALYQVIQSVNPDVLAIQEIGGKEYLAALQRDLNRLGLDYAYSYLGQGEDAVRFTAVLSRIEADAVMQHTALDFPYLGQRVAPRRGLLEVQMDGFSLYVIHLKSRFTTDKRDPGSEERRTKEAQAIRDRIRERHGEGEDATPYLVLGDFNDLINSSTLRRFLSVGGRDLAQPLDVADSRDEVWTYFWDKADQYARIDFILASPPMSERWENASKRGGVYDGQGSRQASDHRLVWADFSKN, encoded by the coding sequence ATGATTAAGTGGTGTTTACTCGGTATATTGTTAAGTTCAGCACTTGTTTCGGCTGAGACGCTGCGTGTTGCGACTTATAACCTTAAAAACTACCTGCTGACAGATCGCATGGTGGATGGACGATGGCGTTCGGAATATCCAAAGCCAGAGTCGGAGCGACAGGCACTCTATCAAGTCATCCAGTCAGTGAATCCCGATGTTCTGGCCATCCAGGAGATCGGCGGCAAAGAATATCTCGCGGCCTTACAGCGCGACCTGAATCGCCTGGGACTCGATTACGCTTATAGCTACCTGGGCCAGGGTGAGGATGCTGTGCGTTTTACTGCGGTACTGTCACGCATCGAGGCAGACGCAGTTATGCAGCATACTGCGCTGGATTTCCCTTATCTGGGTCAACGCGTCGCGCCGCGGCGAGGACTTTTGGAAGTTCAGATGGATGGATTCAGTCTCTACGTGATACACTTGAAAAGCCGTTTCACCACGGACAAGCGTGACCCCGGTTCCGAGGAGCGGCGCACCAAAGAAGCCCAAGCGATCCGCGATCGAATTCGTGAACGTCATGGCGAGGGCGAGGATGCGACGCCCTATCTGGTTTTGGGTGACTTCAACGACCTCATCAACAGTAGCACGCTGCGGCGTTTCCTGAGTGTGGGTGGACGCGACTTGGCGCAACCCCTGGACGTTGCAGATTCACGGGATGAGGTTTGGACCTACTTTTGGGATAAGGCAGACCAATACGCTCGCATTGATTTCATCTTGGCCAGTCCACCAATGTCCGAACGATGGGAAAATGCCAGCAAGCGCGGAGGCGTCTACGATGGTCAGGGGAGTCGTCAGGCGTCCGATCATCGCTTGGTCTGGGCGGATTTTTCAAAAAACTAG
- a CDS encoding M48 family metallopeptidase, translating into MDFMLWIFLGLLVVKTIASLWLDGLNLGFVRKHKDQRPVGFEEIVDEETYRQSVAYTLTKGRFGVVTKVFDAVVLGLVVCTGLLGWAYGGLTDAWGAGVWAQAAILFVIPTLLGFLSLPFEYYSQFKIEQDFGFNKSSVGLWMMDQIKNLVIGAVIMIPMVALLLTIVGWLPGSWWFWGFLLIFLFQLVMIVIYPRFIVPLYNKLSPLPEGALRDRLMSLAERLQFPTQTIEVIDGSKRSGHSNAYFSGFGKFRQVVIYDTLIEQLKPEELEAVLAHEIGHYKKGHIPKMLAGVAIIGLIAFGVMGWLVQVPGFVEGLGFVGLPPEAIPGATFLCFALMSGLVSFWFSPIAALRSRKHEYEADDYAKKAVGGPEPLIGALRKLFQKNLSNLNPHPVYSGFYYSHPTLLEREAALRSE; encoded by the coding sequence ATGGATTTTATGCTGTGGATATTTTTGGGTCTTCTAGTCGTTAAGACGATAGCGAGTCTGTGGCTTGATGGATTAAATTTGGGTTTTGTTCGTAAACACAAGGATCAGCGTCCTGTAGGATTTGAAGAGATAGTGGACGAGGAGACGTATCGACAGTCCGTAGCTTACACGCTGACCAAAGGGCGTTTTGGCGTGGTGACTAAGGTCTTTGATGCTGTTGTATTGGGCCTAGTGGTATGCACGGGCCTGCTGGGATGGGCTTACGGCGGGTTGACGGATGCCTGGGGTGCAGGTGTCTGGGCTCAGGCAGCGATTCTTTTCGTGATACCGACCCTCCTTGGATTTCTCAGTCTACCTTTTGAATATTACTCGCAGTTTAAAATCGAACAGGACTTTGGCTTCAACAAGTCGAGTGTTGGGCTTTGGATGATGGATCAAATCAAGAATCTCGTAATCGGCGCGGTGATCATGATACCGATGGTAGCGTTACTCTTAACGATTGTTGGGTGGCTTCCTGGTAGCTGGTGGTTTTGGGGATTCTTACTCATTTTTTTATTTCAGCTTGTGATGATCGTGATCTATCCACGCTTTATAGTACCGCTTTACAATAAGCTGAGTCCGCTACCAGAGGGTGCACTTCGGGATCGGCTCATGTCGTTGGCAGAACGTCTTCAATTTCCTACCCAAACGATCGAAGTGATCGATGGCTCGAAGCGTTCCGGTCACTCCAACGCTTATTTTTCCGGCTTTGGCAAGTTCCGCCAGGTGGTGATCTACGATACGTTGATTGAGCAACTGAAACCTGAAGAATTGGAGGCAGTACTCGCCCACGAGATTGGGCATTACAAGAAGGGGCACATTCCGAAGATGCTCGCGGGTGTGGCGATCATAGGTCTAATCGCCTTTGGCGTTATGGGTTGGTTGGTACAGGTTCCAGGATTTGTTGAGGGTCTCGGCTTCGTGGGGCTCCCGCCCGAAGCGATTCCCGGGGCGACCTTCTTGTGCTTTGCGCTGATGAGCGGGTTAGTGAGCTTTTGGTTTTCGCCGATAGCAGCCTTACGTTCACGTAAACATGAGTATGAGGCTGACGACTACGCCAAAAAAGCGGTAGGTGGCCCGGAGCCCTTAATTGGTGCGCTGCGCAAACTTTTTCAGAAAAACTTGAGTAACTTGAATCCGCATCCGGTTTACTCTGGGTTCTATTATTCGCATCCTACCCTTTTGGAAAGGGAGGCAGCCCTACGGTCGGAATGA
- a CDS encoding glycosyltransferase family 39 protein, whose translation MNTESINLRKIVFGGLTLYLFSWLIGYGQTPLGSFPALDCLQNQVLAQQIVSGTLPQEPFHRAPLYPVILAGALWVVGDVGWLPDIGRLINGLAVLFAAGCAYRAGKRLWGRESAGLIAAVLLGANPVVLFFAGDLYDITLAMALAAACVWAWIVWLERPKLRLTLLISLLLGAGVMLRSHLLPWALLWPIIATLLGGRSARRWTHGGLAYMGLALALFLTGSINLWLTDTWRTSPWQGAYALWAGNEAEADGRIYKQSRAIEHLSDFDNPAKLLSIELYAEATAAEPPYDIDAMNAYWMRQAGEEISADPFRWLGLMLRKAYYFINSYEQYDNRTFGLHRSLHAHLVWNPIHWGLLVLLTVAALFVPRASGGPTARVLATLFIAYAAGIILFYASNRFRVPLLPLLAVTGGGAVMGLPRVFRSMPIYRLFALFGSCGVISLLLYTSWFDARNTDTWEADYLMLARVATQVGDDTASSEYIEAALEVNPTSRQALLLQVMNNFNKWALQETPQLILDGQARALLIQAEAQARWSDEAAAVAGIYAWKLGRTDDAAVLWSAYPSSAFCWMARVWTSRGEDRPSREQAEVFAKQRYAPFLMSALNGIESGADAEDIVWLQGLFAPIE comes from the coding sequence GTGAATACTGAGAGCATCAATCTCCGAAAAATAGTCTTTGGCGGGCTTACACTTTATTTGTTCTCGTGGCTGATCGGTTATGGGCAGACGCCGCTGGGCAGTTTTCCCGCCTTGGACTGCTTGCAGAATCAGGTCTTGGCTCAGCAGATTGTGTCTGGAACTTTGCCTCAGGAGCCCTTTCATCGCGCGCCGCTCTATCCCGTCATATTGGCCGGTGCATTGTGGGTAGTGGGTGATGTGGGGTGGTTGCCAGATATCGGAAGATTGATCAATGGCCTCGCGGTTCTTTTCGCAGCGGGGTGTGCCTATCGCGCAGGAAAGCGGCTGTGGGGGCGAGAGAGTGCAGGCTTAATTGCCGCAGTGTTGCTCGGAGCAAATCCGGTGGTCCTCTTTTTTGCTGGGGATTTGTATGACATTACCTTGGCCATGGCGCTTGCGGCCGCCTGTGTGTGGGCTTGGATTGTTTGGTTGGAACGTCCCAAGCTGCGGCTGACTTTACTCATTAGTTTGTTACTGGGTGCGGGCGTGATGTTGCGTTCGCATTTGCTACCCTGGGCCCTCCTTTGGCCGATCATCGCGACCTTGTTGGGAGGGAGGAGTGCGAGACGTTGGACCCATGGTGGCCTCGCTTACATGGGTTTGGCGCTAGCACTTTTTCTAACGGGCTCTATCAATCTGTGGCTTACCGACACTTGGCGCACATCGCCTTGGCAGGGTGCTTATGCGCTTTGGGCCGGAAACGAGGCGGAGGCGGACGGACGTATTTACAAGCAGAGCCGCGCTATAGAACATCTATCGGACTTTGATAACCCCGCAAAGTTGTTATCGATTGAACTCTATGCCGAGGCAACAGCGGCCGAACCGCCCTATGATATTGATGCAATGAATGCTTATTGGATGCGTCAGGCGGGTGAGGAAATCAGCGCTGATCCCTTTCGATGGCTGGGACTCATGCTGCGCAAGGCCTACTATTTCATCAACAGTTACGAACAGTATGATAATCGCACCTTTGGTTTACATCGTTCGCTCCATGCACACCTCGTTTGGAATCCGATTCACTGGGGACTCTTAGTTTTGCTCACCGTCGCGGCACTCTTTGTGCCGCGAGCTAGCGGCGGCCCCACCGCGCGTGTTCTGGCGACCTTATTTATAGCCTACGCGGCAGGCATCATATTGTTTTATGCATCGAATCGATTTCGAGTGCCATTGCTACCCTTGTTGGCGGTTACTGGAGGGGGTGCAGTTATGGGTTTGCCGAGGGTATTTAGATCGATGCCCATTTATCGCCTTTTTGCTCTGTTCGGGTCTTGCGGGGTCATATCCCTGCTCCTCTACACTAGTTGGTTTGATGCAAGGAATACGGATACGTGGGAGGCTGATTATTTGATGCTCGCGCGTGTCGCGACTCAGGTTGGAGATGATACTGCGAGCTCTGAGTATATCGAAGCAGCTCTTGAGGTGAACCCGACAAGCCGCCAGGCGCTGCTCCTTCAGGTAATGAACAATTTCAACAAGTGGGCACTGCAGGAGACTCCTCAGTTGATTTTAGATGGGCAGGCTCGTGCGTTGCTTATTCAAGCGGAGGCACAGGCGCGATGGAGTGATGAGGCTGCGGCGGTTGCTGGAATCTATGCATGGAAACTTGGACGGACTGATGATGCCGCTGTTCTCTGGAGTGCGTATCCTAGCTCAGCGTTTTGTTGGATGGCACGGGTGTGGACGTCACGCGGAGAGGATCGTCCAAGTCGAGAGCAAGCGGAAGTCTTTGCCAAACAACGTTATGCGCCGTTTCTTATGAGTGCGCTTAATGGAATCGAGAGTGGCGCCGATGCAGAAGACATAGTCTGGCTTCAGGGCCTCTTTGCACCGATCGAGTAG
- a CDS encoding class I SAM-dependent methyltransferase produces the protein MDFLTQVNEMSIRRENGTVVGNVEDKSNLNNPISRALVSGFDESFLRYLKIAQPKSVHEVGCGEGRMLAFVLERYPRIAVRGTDLSSDTLQIAKDALGDQDGLTLVQKPVEALAEPEDHADLIICCEVLEHVPDPQAALSKLRQLNARLYLLSVPREPIWRLLNMARFKYWAALGNTPGHLNHWSSKGFQKWLEAGGFERVACSRPLPWTMVLCRPIAS, from the coding sequence GTGGATTTTCTCACCCAAGTAAACGAGATGAGTATTCGAAGAGAAAATGGAACGGTGGTTGGAAATGTTGAGGATAAGTCAAATCTCAACAACCCGATATCTCGGGCATTGGTGAGCGGCTTCGACGAGAGTTTTTTAAGGTATTTAAAGATCGCTCAGCCCAAGAGTGTCCATGAGGTAGGATGTGGTGAGGGTCGGATGTTGGCATTCGTGCTAGAGCGGTATCCGAGAATTGCAGTCCGAGGAACAGATCTCAGTAGCGACACGTTACAAATCGCCAAAGATGCCTTGGGCGATCAGGACGGACTTACCTTAGTGCAGAAGCCAGTCGAAGCATTGGCAGAGCCTGAGGACCATGCAGACTTGATAATCTGCTGCGAAGTGCTCGAACATGTGCCTGATCCGCAGGCGGCGCTTTCCAAACTCAGACAGCTCAATGCGCGGTTATATCTACTATCCGTGCCGCGTGAACCGATCTGGCGTCTGCTGAATATGGCTCGATTCAAGTATTGGGCAGCACTTGGAAATACCCCCGGACATTTGAACCATTGGTCCAGCAAAGGGTTTCAAAAATGGCTCGAAGCCGGAGGGTTTGAACGAGTCGCATGCTCGCGGCCATTACCGTGGACGATGGTTTTGTGTCGTCCGATTGCTTCCTGA
- a CDS encoding GtrA family protein translates to MEDIEVGVSSTRAVASPSVRWGMAVLRFLIWGVPGFIVALCLNATLVKLLGWPFPIAYAVALGVQLSINFVVCRVIVFPGSEPGTVVKQIGLFTGTSVLIRFVDLGVYSLITALLEIHFLIVQACNVLLFAVVRYSVVKWIFSPK, encoded by the coding sequence GTGGAGGATATCGAAGTTGGAGTCAGCAGCACGCGAGCGGTAGCCTCACCATCCGTCCGCTGGGGTATGGCTGTGTTGCGGTTTTTGATTTGGGGTGTGCCTGGATTTATCGTCGCTTTGTGCCTCAATGCTACCTTGGTCAAACTCTTGGGATGGCCGTTTCCGATCGCCTACGCAGTAGCCTTAGGAGTTCAGCTCAGTATCAACTTCGTGGTCTGTCGTGTCATTGTATTTCCAGGTTCGGAACCAGGAACTGTCGTAAAGCAAATCGGTTTGTTCACTGGAACGTCTGTTCTTATCCGGTTTGTCGACCTTGGAGTCTACAGCCTGATAACCGCGCTGCTAGAGATTCATTTCCTCATCGTGCAAGCATGCAATGTTTTGCTCTTCGCTGTGGTCCGGTATTCTGTGGTAAAGTGGATTTTCTCACCCAAGTAA
- a CDS encoding glycosyltransferase family 2 protein, with protein sequence MKLIIQIPCYNEANMLEETVAALPRAVDGFDDVEYLVIDDGSEDATAEVARAAGVDHIVSHKKNLGLARAFETGLRSCIEYGADVIANTDADNQYCAEDIPKLAQPILAGKADIVIGERPIESIEHFSPLKKFLQFLGSWVVRWVSNTEIQDAPSGFRAYSREAAMRLRVFGDYTYTLETIIQAGHVRIPMESVPVRVNGPTRRSRLVKSIPSYVLKSIHTIFRIFVTYKPLRFFALLALVCATPGVLLGLRFVAFYLLGDDEGHIQSLILAAILLISGCVLLIAGVLADLIAVNRNLLERNQWRISKLESAARER encoded by the coding sequence GTGAAGCTCATCATCCAAATTCCCTGCTACAATGAAGCAAATATGCTCGAGGAGACAGTTGCTGCCTTGCCGCGCGCTGTGGATGGCTTTGATGATGTGGAGTATCTGGTGATTGATGATGGGAGTGAGGATGCTACGGCGGAAGTTGCTCGTGCTGCTGGCGTGGACCATATCGTATCGCACAAGAAAAACTTAGGACTAGCCCGAGCGTTTGAAACGGGATTGCGCAGCTGTATTGAATATGGTGCCGATGTCATCGCGAATACCGATGCAGACAACCAGTATTGCGCTGAAGACATTCCGAAGCTTGCTCAACCTATCTTGGCAGGAAAAGCAGACATCGTTATCGGAGAACGGCCCATTGAGTCGATCGAGCATTTTTCGCCGTTAAAGAAATTCCTTCAGTTCTTGGGGAGTTGGGTCGTGCGGTGGGTGAGTAACACCGAGATCCAAGATGCGCCCAGTGGTTTCAGAGCATACTCGCGGGAGGCTGCCATGCGGTTGCGTGTTTTTGGTGATTATACATACACTCTCGAAACGATCATCCAGGCTGGGCATGTGCGCATCCCCATGGAGTCTGTCCCCGTGCGCGTTAACGGCCCTACTCGCAGGTCCCGCCTTGTGAAGAGCATTCCGTCATATGTGCTGAAGTCGATCCATACGATTTTCCGGATTTTCGTGACCTACAAGCCGCTCAGGTTTTTCGCTTTGTTGGCATTGGTATGCGCGACTCCAGGAGTTTTGTTAGGATTGCGATTTGTAGCCTTCTACCTGTTGGGTGATGATGAGGGGCATATCCAGTCGTTGATTCTAGCGGCCATCCTTTTGATATCTGGCTGTGTCCTGCTGATCGCGGGGGTGCTTGCCGATCTCATTGCAGTGAATCGTAATCTCTTAGAGCGCAACCAGTGGAGGATATCGAAGTTGGAGTCAGCAGCACGCGAGCGGTAG
- a CDS encoding Coenzyme F420 hydrogenase/dehydrogenase, beta subunit C-terminal domain encodes MRGLVQPNFDTPVGDFRKAWIGHMTDPDVRRHAASGGIVTGVFKYLLETGQIDAALVCGMRIENGTWQPDIYLSRSFDELKRSQSSKYFDIPMMKGLSLIKEFDGKVGVVGLPSQINTICKRMAQNEELAQKIAFKISIFCGHNSKDTLVKMVLAKHGIPLDEIDSFYYRQGLWRGEMVIKMKDGSERRMPFQQFSHYQNLHVLSLSRCLHCFDHYGYYADLSTGDVWLPEKKGETVKPSAFLARSEKAEGVMQEMLDNGLIDAHRVTRKTIYHAQSRSVNYHYNVTARARVGRLLGFKIREDIQTKATIRDYLGAFIVLLNHKISKHPNWLARFMKLPFPFVFAYVVLFKGLMHYKRPEYEQEPDQ; translated from the coding sequence ATGAGAGGACTGGTCCAACCAAATTTCGACACACCGGTCGGGGACTTCCGCAAGGCTTGGATTGGTCATATGACCGATCCAGATGTTCGTAGACATGCCGCATCGGGAGGCATTGTAACCGGGGTGTTTAAATACCTCCTCGAAACTGGCCAGATCGACGCTGCTCTTGTATGCGGGATGCGGATCGAGAACGGAACATGGCAGCCCGATATCTATCTCTCCAGGAGCTTTGATGAACTGAAACGTTCGCAGTCGAGTAAGTACTTTGATATTCCCATGATGAAGGGGCTCTCACTCATCAAAGAGTTTGACGGTAAAGTGGGAGTCGTCGGTCTACCGTCGCAGATAAACACAATCTGCAAACGCATGGCGCAAAACGAGGAACTGGCCCAGAAGATAGCCTTTAAAATCTCCATCTTTTGCGGCCATAATTCCAAAGATACGTTAGTGAAGATGGTCTTGGCGAAGCATGGGATACCGCTCGATGAAATCGATAGTTTCTATTACCGGCAAGGGCTCTGGCGTGGCGAAATGGTGATAAAGATGAAAGACGGCTCGGAACGGCGCATGCCTTTTCAGCAGTTTAGCCATTATCAGAATTTGCACGTGCTCTCCTTGTCCCGTTGCCTACACTGCTTTGACCACTACGGCTACTATGCGGACCTTTCCACCGGAGATGTGTGGCTACCCGAGAAGAAGGGTGAGACGGTGAAACCCTCAGCGTTTCTTGCTCGGAGTGAGAAGGCGGAGGGAGTGATGCAGGAGATGCTGGATAACGGACTGATCGATGCACACAGGGTGACGCGAAAGACGATTTATCACGCCCAATCGCGCTCAGTAAATTATCATTATAATGTGACGGCACGGGCTCGAGTCGGACGCCTGTTAGGTTTCAAAATTCGCGAAGATATACAGACGAAAGCGACTATTAGGGATTACCTAGGAGCTTTCATCGTCTTGCTTAATCACAAGATCTCCAAGCATCCGAATTGGCTGGCGCGCTTTATGAAGCTGCCTTTCCCGTTTGTCTTTGCATACGTGGTGCTGTTTAAGGGACTCATGCACTACAAACGGCCCGAGTATGAACAAGAGCCAGATCAATAA
- a CDS encoding polysaccharide pyruvyl transferase family protein: MKSPPHFAIVGAAFSGNKGAEAMLVSTIIQMQRRYPGAVIHVLSYFPSEDLTLPRRKDVYIHSATPKTLVLKWLPIGILLKLLPFFKKPAVIADRLPITRLLTIDAVFDIFGVSFMDSRLKFLPFNLFSVLPFLLHQVPVFKLSQALGPFRKWPNRAFARWTLGRMEFTAARGAQTLAMLQELPVRGSERRLIEAADIAFLLGDRSGITEVPSAQTLALIPSLVVDQKVANYQSTLCDVAKALADAGWTIRVITHSWRSDGNGPRNHDPVVAEPIVRRLSELGVEASLLGPGLDSEEIRAEIGKCSVVLTSRFHGLIAALATARPVAVVGWSHKYREVLAPFGLEEFCIPYQAFDAPSVLNLVERCESQAEEIRSKILDQLAAAQRSARSQFDEVMRRLEERS; this comes from the coding sequence ATGAAAAGTCCACCACATTTTGCTATAGTTGGCGCGGCATTCTCTGGAAACAAGGGAGCTGAGGCGATGCTGGTGAGTACAATCATCCAGATGCAAAGACGCTATCCAGGTGCGGTAATTCATGTGCTCTCCTATTTTCCTAGTGAAGACCTGACGTTACCGCGTCGAAAGGACGTCTATATCCACTCTGCAACGCCTAAAACGCTCGTTCTGAAATGGCTCCCCATAGGAATACTTTTGAAGCTGTTACCCTTTTTCAAGAAACCGGCAGTCATTGCTGATCGGCTACCGATAACCCGCTTGCTGACTATCGATGCTGTCTTTGATATCTTTGGTGTGTCCTTTATGGATAGCCGTCTGAAGTTCTTACCTTTCAATCTCTTTTCGGTGCTTCCCTTTTTATTGCACCAAGTGCCGGTTTTTAAGCTATCACAAGCTTTGGGTCCGTTTAGGAAGTGGCCAAATCGTGCATTTGCTCGTTGGACTCTCGGCCGAATGGAATTTACTGCGGCGCGCGGTGCACAGACCCTTGCAATGCTCCAGGAACTCCCCGTGCGCGGATCTGAGCGGCGATTGATCGAAGCTGCAGACATCGCCTTTTTGCTAGGAGATCGTTCCGGTATCACAGAAGTGCCATCGGCCCAAACCCTAGCTCTTATTCCCAGCTTGGTGGTTGATCAAAAAGTAGCGAATTATCAGTCAACCCTCTGTGACGTCGCCAAGGCCCTGGCGGATGCGGGTTGGACGATCCGCGTAATTACTCATTCATGGAGGTCCGATGGAAACGGGCCAAGAAACCATGATCCGGTCGTTGCCGAACCGATTGTGAGACGTTTGTCAGAGCTGGGCGTGGAGGCATCGCTGCTAGGGCCAGGCCTCGATTCTGAAGAGATTCGCGCAGAAATCGGCAAATGCTCGGTGGTGCTTACCAGTCGGTTCCATGGACTGATCGCAGCGTTGGCGACGGCCCGACCAGTGGCCGTCGTGGGATGGAGCCACAAGTATCGAGAAGTCCTTGCGCCCTTTGGCCTGGAGGAATTTTGTATTCCCTATCAGGCGTTCGACGCTCCTAGCGTGCTGAACTTGGTCGAACGTTGTGAGTCTCAGGCAGAAGAGATCAGGTCGAAGATTTTAGATCAACTCGCCGCGGCACAGCGCTCAGCTCGATCTCAATTCGATGAGGTGATGCGTCGCTTGGAGGAGCGCTCATGA